From Desmodus rotundus isolate HL8 chromosome 12, HLdesRot8A.1, whole genome shotgun sequence, one genomic window encodes:
- the ZFP36 gene encoding mRNA decay activator protein ZFP36: MDLTAIYESLLSLSPDLPSEHGDTESSPGWASSGLWSFSSSDSSPAGVAARLPGRSTSLVEGRSCGWVPPPPGFAPLAPRPGTELSPSPTATPTTSSRYKTELCRTFSESGRCRYGAKCQFAHGPGELRQASRHPKYKTELCHKFYLQGRCPYGSRCHFIHNPSEDLAAPGHPHVLRQSISFSGLPSGRRSSPPPTGLAGPSLSSCSFSPSSSPPPPPGDLPLSPSAFSAAPGTPVARRDPTPACCPSCRRATPSSVWGPVGGLARSPSAHSLGSDPDEYASSGSSLGGSDSPVFETGVFGPPQPPTAPRRLPIFNRISVSE, encoded by the exons ATGGACCTCACCGCCATCTACGAG AGCCTCCTGTCGCTGAGCCCTGACCTGCCGTCCGAGCATGGAGATACtgagtccagccctggctgggcctcTTCAGGACTTTGGAGCTTCAGCTCATCCGACTCCAGCCCAGCTGGGGTTGCTGCCCGCCTGCCTGGCCGTTCCACCAGTCTGGTGGAGGGTCGAAGCTGTGGCTGGGTGCCTCCACCCCCAGGCTTCGCACCTCTGGCTCCCCGCCCAGGTACTGAGCTGTCACCTTCACCTACTGCGACCCCCACCACCTCATCCCGATACAAGACTGAGCTGTGCCGGACCTTCTCAGAGAGCGGGCGCTGTCGCTATGGGGCTAAGTGTCAGTTTGCCCATGGCCCGGGCGAGCTGCGTCAGGCCAGTCGCCACCCCAAGTACAAGACGGAACTCTGCCACAAGTTCTACCTCCAGGGCCGCTGCCCCTATGGTTCACGTTGCCACTTCATCCACAACCCCAGTGAGGACCTGGCAGCCCCTGGCCACCCCCATGTGCTGCGCCAGAGCATCAGCTTCTCAGGCCTGCCCTCGGGCCGCCGATCCTCGCCACCACCAACAGGCCTGGCAGGCCCTTCTCtgtcctcctgctccttctctccctccagctccccaccaccaccacctggggACCTTCCACTTTcaccctctgccttctctgctgcccctgggacccctgtggcccgaaggGACCCCACACCAGCCTGTTGCCCCTCCTGCCGAAGGGCCACCCCCAGCAGTGTCTGGGGACCTGTGGGTGGCCTGGCCCGGAGCCCCTCTGCACACTCCCTGGGATCTGATCCCGATGAATATgccagcagcggcagcagcctgGGAGGCTCTGACTCACCCGTCTTTGAGACTGGGGTGTTTGGGCCACCCCAGCCACCTACAGCCCCTCGGCGACTCCCCATCTTCAATCGCATCTCGGTGTCTGAGTGA